A genomic region of Nostoc sp. UHCC 0702 contains the following coding sequences:
- a CDS encoding type II toxin-antitoxin system ParD family antitoxin: MSNINISLPESMKAFVEEQVAQGGYGSVSEYLQELIIQDQKRKMQEHIEEVLIAGLESGEAIEVNDQWWQQKRTHLINQLHQEK; this comes from the coding sequence ATGAGTAACATTAATATTTCCTTGCCTGAGTCGATGAAAGCTTTTGTTGAGGAACAAGTGGCTCAAGGTGGCTACGGTTCAGTTAGCGAATATCTACAAGAGTTAATCATTCAAGACCAAAAACGCAAAATGCAAGAACATATAGAAGAAGTTTTAATTGCAGGGCTTGAAAGTGGAGAGGCAATAGAAGTTAATGATCAATGGTGGCAACAAAAACGTACACACTTGATAAACCAGTTGCATCAAGAGAAATAA
- a CDS encoding type II toxin-antitoxin system RelE/ParE family toxin, with amino-acid sequence MTKRIVITPKASLDIDEYFVYIAQQNPDTALLFFDSIRETFAQLARMPGMGRLYPLDNLRLQGLRKWAVKGFKKYLIFYFERDECIEVVRILYAGQDIERILEEE; translated from the coding sequence ATGACAAAGCGGATAGTCATTACACCCAAAGCCAGTTTAGATATTGATGAGTATTTTGTTTACATTGCTCAACAAAACCCTGACACGGCTCTTTTGTTTTTTGACTCTATAAGAGAAACTTTTGCACAGTTAGCAAGAATGCCTGGAATGGGTAGGCTTTATCCTCTGGATAATCTTCGTTTACAAGGTTTACGTAAATGGGCTGTTAAGGGATTTAAAAAGTATCTAATTTTTTACTTTGAGCGAGATGAATGCATTGAAGTTGTGCGGATTCTTTATGCAGGACAAGATATAGAAAGGATTTTAGAAGAAGAATAA
- the glgB gene encoding 1,4-alpha-glucan branching enzyme, whose protein sequence is MSMTTIAPEQVNRIVWNQHSDPFEILGSHPIEQNGKNVWAVRAYLPDASAAWVVLPEQRQEYPMQSVHHPHFFECTIETAELTNYQLRIKEGEHERVTYDPYAFRSPSLTDFDLHLFSEGNHHRIYEKLGAHSTEIDGISGVYFAVWAPNARNVSLLGNFNQWDGRKHQMRRGPTGVWELFIPELKVGEHYKYEIKNHQGHIYEKSDPYGFHQEPRPKTASIVTDLDAYSWSDEDWLEKRRHTDPLTQPISVYEVHLGSWLHAASGEPGKLPNGETEPVVVVSELKPGARFLTYRELADRLIPYLKELGYTHVELLPIAEHPFDGSWGYQVTGYYAPTSRFGSPEDFMYFVDQCHLNDIGVIVDWVPGHFPKDGHGLAFFDGSHLYEHADSRKGEHKEWGTLVFNYNRHEVRNFLVANALFWFDKYHIDGIRVDAVASMLYLDYCRKTGEWLPNQYGGRENLEAADFLRQTNHLLFSYFPGVLSIAEESTSWPMVSWPTYTGGLGFNLKWNMGWMHDMLDYFSMDPWFRQFHQNNITFSMWYNHSENFMLALSHDEVVHGKSNIIGKMPGDRWQKFANVRCLFSYMFAHPGKKTMFMSMEFGQWSEWNVWADLEWHLLQHEAHQQLKKFFQDLNHLYRSEPALYSQDFAQAGFEWIDCSDNRHSVVSFIRRDQDSDDFVVVVCNFTPQPHSHYRIGIPEQGFYTELFNSDARQYGGSNMGNLGGKWADQWSLHNRPYSVDLCLPPLGVLILKLDKNKTAEALQG, encoded by the coding sequence ATGTCCATGACTACAATCGCCCCTGAACAAGTAAACCGCATCGTTTGGAATCAACATTCTGATCCCTTTGAAATACTGGGTTCTCATCCCATAGAGCAAAATGGCAAAAATGTCTGGGCTGTGCGAGCCTACTTACCAGATGCGAGTGCCGCCTGGGTAGTACTTCCTGAGCAACGGCAGGAATATCCCATGCAGAGTGTACATCATCCTCACTTTTTTGAATGCACGATTGAAACAGCAGAACTAACAAATTACCAGTTACGGATTAAAGAAGGGGAACATGAGCGTGTTACTTATGACCCCTATGCTTTCCGTTCTCCTAGCCTGACAGACTTTGATTTACATTTGTTCAGTGAAGGAAACCACCACCGGATTTACGAGAAATTGGGAGCGCACTCCACAGAAATAGACGGCATTTCAGGTGTTTACTTTGCTGTTTGGGCACCTAATGCCCGTAATGTTTCCCTGCTGGGAAATTTTAACCAATGGGATGGACGTAAACACCAAATGCGTAGAGGCCCAACTGGTGTTTGGGAATTGTTCATTCCGGAATTAAAGGTAGGAGAGCATTACAAATACGAAATCAAGAACCATCAAGGACACATTTACGAAAAAAGTGATCCCTACGGTTTTCACCAAGAACCCCGCCCCAAAACAGCATCTATTGTCACTGATTTGGATGCTTACTCTTGGAGTGACGAAGACTGGTTAGAAAAGCGGCGGCACACTGATCCCCTGACTCAACCGATCTCAGTCTACGAAGTACATTTAGGCTCTTGGCTACACGCTGCGAGTGGCGAACCGGGGAAACTGCCCAATGGTGAAACTGAACCTGTGGTAGTTGTTTCCGAACTGAAGCCAGGGGCACGTTTTCTCACCTACCGGGAACTGGCAGACCGCCTGATTCCCTACCTCAAAGAATTGGGTTATACCCATGTGGAACTGCTGCCGATCGCGGAGCATCCTTTCGATGGATCATGGGGTTATCAAGTCACTGGGTATTATGCCCCGACTTCGCGTTTTGGTAGCCCGGAAGATTTCATGTATTTTGTAGACCAATGTCACCTGAATGATATTGGTGTAATAGTGGATTGGGTTCCTGGTCATTTCCCTAAAGATGGTCATGGTTTAGCTTTCTTTGATGGTAGTCACCTTTATGAACATGCTGATTCTCGTAAAGGGGAACACAAAGAATGGGGTACTTTGGTGTTCAACTACAATCGCCATGAAGTTCGTAATTTCTTAGTGGCAAATGCCCTTTTCTGGTTTGATAAATACCACATTGATGGCATTCGCGTTGATGCGGTTGCTTCCATGCTTTACCTTGACTATTGCCGCAAAACTGGAGAATGGCTGCCTAACCAGTACGGTGGTAGAGAAAACTTAGAAGCAGCAGATTTCTTGCGTCAGACAAATCACCTGCTTTTCAGCTATTTCCCTGGTGTTCTCTCGATTGCGGAAGAATCTACTTCTTGGCCGATGGTGTCTTGGCCTACCTACACAGGCGGACTCGGCTTTAACTTGAAGTGGAATATGGGCTGGATGCACGATATGCTGGACTACTTCAGCATGGATCCTTGGTTCCGCCAGTTCCATCAGAACAATATCACCTTTAGTATGTGGTATAACCACAGTGAAAACTTCATGCTGGCTCTGTCTCACGATGAGGTGGTGCATGGCAAGAGCAATATCATCGGCAAAATGCCGGGGGATAGATGGCAAAAGTTTGCTAATGTGCGTTGTTTGTTTTCCTATATGTTCGCTCACCCAGGCAAGAAAACCATGTTTATGAGCATGGAATTTGGGCAGTGGAGTGAGTGGAATGTCTGGGCAGATTTAGAGTGGCACTTATTGCAGCATGAAGCCCATCAACAGTTGAAAAAGTTTTTTCAAGATTTGAATCATCTTTACCGTTCCGAACCAGCTTTATACAGTCAAGATTTTGCCCAAGCTGGTTTTGAGTGGATTGATTGTAGCGATAATCGCCATAGTGTGGTTTCCTTCATCCGCCGCGATCAGGATTCTGATGATTTTGTAGTTGTGGTTTGCAATTTCACACCACAACCCCATTCTCACTACCGTATTGGTATACCTGAACAAGGATTTTATACTGAGTTGTTTAATAGCGATGCCCGCCAGTATGGTGGCAGTAATATGGGCAATTTAGGTGGTAAGTGGGCAGATCAATGGTCACTACATAATCGTCCTTATTCGGTGGATTTGTGTTTACCACCTTTGGGTGTGTTGATTCTCAAATTGGATAAGAACAAGACAGCTGAGGCGTTGCAAGGTTAA
- a CDS encoding penicillin-binding protein 2 has translation MQKSPSKLRFRRLQNPAFTRRQKPSRQKLMETPASNTQDQIAIARSRLFIVWGILIAAGMGLAINLYQLQIVQGQKLTQKARNQQMVSLRPFMPRRLVVDRNSNVLAVDRPVYTLFAHPKLFDKSNEAMAEQLAPMLDKNATDLVKTFQSQKSGITLASALPESTADRITKLRINGLELIQKYSRFYPPEDLVADVVGYVDLDRRGQAGVEYSQEKLLERSVQTVKLSRAGNGTLMPDHAPEGFLHFDDLQLQLTIDSRLQRAARNALKEQMEKFRAKRGAVIVMDALDGSLLALVSQPTYNPNQYSKADISLFKNWTVADLYEPGSTFKPVNVAIALENGVIKADDVFNDPGSIKVANYTIRNAQHNGYGRINIAQILQNSSNIGMVQIIQRLRPSIYYNWLERLGLGQTVDTDLPFEVRGRLKSQEEFIASPIEPATTSFGQGFSLTPLQLVQMHGALANGGKLVTPHVVRGLIDSKGQMHYTPTRPTPRQIFSTTTTQKVVEMMETVVNEGTGKVSQIPGYRIAGKTGTAQKASPNGGYIPGARMTSFVAILPVESPRYVVFALVDEPKGENAYGSTVAAPIVKSVMETLIPIEQIPPSKAINQEPEEGE, from the coding sequence ATGCAGAAGTCACCGAGTAAATTAAGATTCAGAAGGTTGCAAAATCCAGCATTTACAAGACGGCAAAAGCCATCAAGGCAAAAGTTAATGGAGACACCAGCCTCTAATACTCAAGACCAGATTGCGATCGCCAGATCTCGATTATTCATAGTATGGGGCATATTAATTGCCGCTGGTATGGGGCTGGCCATCAATTTATACCAGTTACAAATCGTACAGGGTCAGAAGCTAACCCAGAAGGCACGAAATCAGCAAATGGTGAGTTTACGCCCTTTTATGCCCCGTCGCCTGGTAGTAGACCGTAACAGCAATGTATTAGCAGTTGACCGTCCAGTATATACATTATTCGCCCATCCCAAGCTATTTGATAAATCTAATGAAGCAATGGCGGAGCAGCTTGCCCCAATGCTTGACAAAAATGCTACTGACTTAGTAAAAACTTTTCAAAGCCAAAAAAGTGGCATTACACTTGCTTCTGCCCTACCAGAATCAACTGCCGATCGCATCACTAAATTACGCATAAATGGCTTAGAGTTAATTCAGAAATACTCACGATTTTACCCACCAGAGGATTTGGTTGCTGATGTAGTAGGCTATGTAGATCTTGACCGTCGCGGTCAGGCAGGGGTGGAATATAGTCAGGAGAAGTTACTCGAACGTTCTGTACAAACAGTAAAGCTCAGTCGGGCGGGTAACGGCACACTCATGCCAGATCATGCACCTGAAGGCTTTCTCCATTTTGATGACTTGCAACTGCAACTAACCATCGATAGTCGCCTGCAACGCGCTGCCCGCAATGCTCTCAAAGAACAGATGGAGAAATTTCGCGCCAAACGCGGGGCAGTAATTGTCATGGATGCCCTAGATGGTTCTCTACTGGCTTTGGTTTCTCAGCCTACATATAACCCCAATCAATATTCTAAAGCTGATATTTCCCTATTCAAAAACTGGACAGTAGCCGATCTCTATGAACCAGGATCGACTTTTAAGCCTGTGAATGTAGCGATCGCACTAGAAAATGGTGTCATCAAAGCAGATGATGTATTTAATGACCCTGGTAGTATCAAAGTCGCTAATTACACCATTAGAAATGCTCAGCACAACGGTTATGGGCGGATCAATATTGCTCAAATTCTGCAAAATTCTAGCAACATTGGTATGGTGCAAATCATTCAACGATTGCGCCCTTCCATCTATTACAACTGGCTAGAACGGTTGGGTCTAGGGCAAACCGTTGATACAGATTTACCCTTTGAAGTTAGGGGTCGGCTCAAAAGTCAAGAAGAATTTATTGCATCCCCCATTGAGCCAGCCACAACTTCCTTTGGTCAGGGTTTTTCCTTAACACCGTTACAACTGGTGCAAATGCACGGAGCTTTAGCCAACGGTGGTAAATTAGTCACACCTCATGTAGTCCGGGGGCTGATTGACAGCAAAGGACAGATGCATTATACACCCACTCGCCCCACACCACGCCAAATTTTCTCAACTACCACAACTCAAAAGGTAGTGGAAATGATGGAAACCGTAGTTAATGAAGGAACTGGCAAAGTTTCACAAATTCCTGGATATCGCATTGCCGGCAAAACTGGTACAGCCCAAAAAGCCAGCCCCAACGGCGGCTACATCCCTGGTGCCAGAATGACTAGTTTCGTAGCTATTTTACCAGTGGAATCACCGCGCTATGTAGTATTTGCATTGGTTGACGAGCCAAAAGGAGAAAATGCTTACGGTTCTACTGTAGCTGCACCGATTGTTAAATCTGTAATGGAAACACTGATTCCCATTGAACAGATTCCCCCAAGTAAGGCAATCAATCAAGAGCCGGAAGAAGGGGAGTAG
- a CDS encoding LysR family transcriptional regulator, whose translation MDGNLRLLRYFVAVAEELNFTRAAERLYISQPALSKQIRQLEREIGIELLRRSSRDVQLTAAGEALLPLAQQLLQDWQFTLVTVREVAATQMQKLRVGFISSIGGEFTKSILARFQASQPGWKVTIRFFELSDPSAGLLSGNSDVALLRLPVPKQEKLSTEILLVEPRWLALSCDHPLAQREVLQMADLVNEPFITVPAETGIWRDHWLAINERQGHPVIIGAEVNNTNEAMEAVINGQGVALVSETTTRVYTMSGQTFRPVKDVSPSVLAVAWRRDSSNNVVQDFVKACLEVSGHRA comes from the coding sequence ATGGATGGTAACTTACGTTTGCTTCGTTATTTTGTTGCCGTGGCTGAAGAGTTGAACTTCACCCGTGCTGCCGAACGGTTATATATATCTCAACCAGCATTATCTAAGCAAATTCGCCAATTAGAGCGGGAAATAGGGATTGAACTGCTGCGGCGTAGTAGTCGTGATGTGCAACTTACTGCTGCTGGAGAAGCACTTTTACCTTTAGCCCAGCAGCTTCTTCAAGACTGGCAGTTTACCTTAGTGACGGTGCGGGAAGTAGCGGCAACTCAGATGCAGAAACTACGCGTTGGTTTTATCTCCAGTATTGGCGGCGAATTCACAAAATCTATTTTGGCACGGTTTCAAGCTTCACAGCCAGGTTGGAAGGTAACCATACGTTTTTTTGAGTTGTCAGACCCAAGCGCAGGACTACTTTCTGGAAATTCCGATGTTGCTTTACTACGGTTACCAGTTCCTAAGCAAGAAAAACTATCTACTGAAATTTTATTGGTTGAACCAAGATGGTTAGCTTTATCCTGTGACCATCCGCTGGCGCAGCGCGAAGTTTTGCAGATGGCAGATTTAGTTAATGAACCGTTTATTACAGTGCCAGCTGAAACTGGTATATGGCGAGATCACTGGCTAGCAATAAATGAACGTCAAGGGCATCCAGTGATTATTGGCGCAGAAGTCAACAATACCAATGAAGCTATGGAAGCGGTGATTAATGGTCAAGGAGTGGCTCTAGTTTCAGAAACTACTACACGGGTTTATACCATGTCCGGGCAGACTTTCCGCCCAGTTAAGGATGTCAGCCCCAGTGTACTTGCTGTGGCTTGGCGACGAGACTCTTCTAATAATGTAGTTCAAGACTTTGTAAAAGCTTGTCTTGAGGTGAGTGGGCATAGGGCATAG
- a CDS encoding efflux RND transporter permease subunit, protein MFVNTFIKRPVLTTVCTLIILLLGSICIPILPISQLPDLAPVQITVSSNNIGADAQTTENTVTNIIERQINGVKDVSYISSNTGNDGASNITVSFPTNVNSDIAQVNVQNKEALAAPQLPDTIQRTGVTVETASSSLLLAYGFFSENNEYDNIFISNYVDLYILDQIKRIPGVGKATIFGERKYAMRLWLDPNKLAQYQLAPQDVTAALQEQNIQVGAGAIGKEPAPDNQNFEFALRASSRFKDVAEFENMVLKVGETGSGTLVKVRDVGRVELGAESYLADAKFTISGNNPKPAVGLGIYQLPGSNALQVAHAVEEQIQQISKRFPPGLKTELAFDTTPFVEISLEEVLHTLVEAIILVVLVIFVFLQDWRTTLIPTIAIPVSLVGSCAALFVLGFQINTLTLFGFVLAIGIVVDDAIIVVEAVAVKLEQGMKPLQAAMEAMKELSGAIIATSLVLMAVFIPVAFIPGTTGIVYKQFALTVAVSIGISTFNALTFSPSMAAILMRPAATPRGPLGWFFTVFNRGFAWFTRRYVGFVSFLTHVKPIVIGVFIAGLAATVFMYKAVPTGFIPEEDQGYFFVIVQAPDGVSLKYTESVMEQVAMNVTAIPEVRTIFMISGFGFDGNASNLGLAFVNLKPWKERPEQSQSVYGILQQLNKKLSTITEARAIAANAPPVRGLSTTGGFEFIIQDRTGSAPIETLVETAQKLIAAANKKPVLQRVFTQFTANTPQFDIQVNRNQAKALNVDINDVFGALQTYLGSQYVNNFVQGQRQYRVYVQADGVFRSNPDDIGKLYVRSGSGAMIPLSNLVEITPFVGPKTISHYNLYRSIKIQGAPAPGASSGQAIKAMEEVAAEVLPQGFGYEWTGTYLQEKTSGGATSLIFALAIVIVFLVLAAQYESYIDPIIILLTVPLAILGAMTAIWLRSNVFMVGSLFPKVVNDIYCQVGLVTLIGLSAKNAILVVEFANQLHEQGMSYTRAAVKAGEERLRPILMTAFAALLGFLPLVISEGAGASSRWSLGTALFGGLLLATFLSLFLVPILYILVKTLAASVFSQKRSGRSNPPQPPDSGNGAGGRHKALPASSSQPES, encoded by the coding sequence ATGTTTGTCAATACCTTCATCAAACGTCCTGTTTTGACGACCGTTTGTACATTGATTATTTTGCTGCTGGGAAGCATTTGTATTCCGATTCTTCCTATTTCTCAGCTACCAGACTTGGCCCCAGTTCAAATCACTGTTAGCTCTAATAATATTGGTGCAGATGCTCAAACCACAGAAAACACTGTCACCAACATTATTGAACGGCAAATTAATGGTGTTAAAGATGTGTCTTACATATCTTCTAACACTGGTAATGATGGCGCCAGTAATATAACTGTCTCCTTTCCTACTAATGTTAATAGTGATATTGCTCAAGTCAACGTTCAAAATAAAGAGGCTCTGGCTGCACCTCAGTTGCCAGATACCATTCAAAGAACAGGCGTGACTGTAGAAACGGCATCGAGTAGTCTGCTTCTGGCCTATGGATTTTTCTCTGAAAATAATGAGTATGACAACATTTTTATCAGTAACTATGTTGACCTGTATATTCTCGACCAAATCAAACGAATTCCTGGTGTAGGAAAAGCCACCATTTTTGGAGAGCGCAAATATGCCATGCGTTTGTGGCTCGATCCCAATAAACTTGCCCAATATCAACTGGCTCCTCAAGATGTAACAGCTGCCCTTCAGGAACAGAATATTCAAGTGGGTGCAGGTGCAATTGGTAAGGAACCAGCACCGGATAATCAAAACTTTGAATTTGCTTTACGCGCCAGCAGTCGATTCAAAGATGTGGCTGAATTTGAGAACATGGTGCTAAAGGTAGGTGAAACTGGTAGTGGCACCTTAGTGAAGGTCAGAGATGTGGGTCGAGTGGAACTAGGAGCAGAGAGCTATCTAGCTGATGCTAAGTTCACCATATCAGGAAATAATCCCAAGCCAGCCGTAGGTTTGGGGATATATCAGCTTCCTGGGAGTAATGCCCTACAAGTTGCCCATGCTGTGGAAGAACAGATACAGCAGATCTCTAAAAGGTTCCCACCTGGACTAAAAACAGAGCTGGCATTTGACACTACTCCTTTTGTGGAAATTTCCCTAGAAGAAGTACTGCACACCTTGGTTGAGGCTATTATCCTAGTAGTCTTGGTCATTTTTGTGTTTTTGCAAGACTGGCGCACTACACTGATTCCGACAATTGCCATCCCCGTTTCTCTTGTTGGCTCATGTGCGGCTCTATTCGTTTTAGGATTTCAAATTAATACACTGACTTTGTTTGGCTTTGTGTTGGCGATCGGGATCGTCGTTGATGATGCCATCATTGTGGTGGAAGCAGTTGCAGTGAAGTTGGAACAAGGCATGAAGCCTTTGCAGGCTGCTATGGAAGCGATGAAAGAGTTGTCCGGGGCAATCATTGCCACTTCACTTGTACTCATGGCTGTGTTCATTCCAGTGGCATTCATTCCAGGCACTACTGGCATTGTCTACAAACAATTTGCGTTAACCGTTGCAGTCTCCATAGGTATCTCAACCTTCAATGCCTTAACCTTCTCTCCGAGTATGGCAGCCATTCTTATGCGTCCGGCTGCGACTCCTCGGGGCCCTTTAGGCTGGTTCTTTACAGTGTTTAATCGGGGATTTGCTTGGTTTACACGCCGATATGTCGGGTTTGTTAGCTTCCTCACCCATGTCAAGCCGATTGTGATTGGGGTTTTTATCGCTGGTTTAGCAGCAACGGTTTTCATGTACAAAGCAGTGCCTACTGGATTCATTCCAGAGGAAGATCAAGGTTACTTCTTTGTAATTGTCCAGGCTCCAGACGGGGTTTCTTTAAAGTACACCGAATCTGTAATGGAGCAGGTTGCTATGAATGTGACAGCGATTCCAGAAGTCAGAACTATTTTTATGATTAGTGGCTTTGGTTTCGATGGCAATGCTTCTAATTTAGGACTTGCATTTGTTAACCTCAAACCTTGGAAAGAAAGGCCTGAGCAATCTCAGTCTGTGTATGGAATCCTTCAGCAGCTGAACAAAAAGCTTTCCACAATTACAGAAGCCAGAGCCATTGCTGCCAATGCTCCTCCGGTGCGAGGGTTAAGTACTACAGGCGGTTTTGAGTTTATTATTCAAGATAGAACTGGCAGCGCCCCCATTGAAACTTTGGTGGAGACTGCTCAAAAATTGATTGCGGCGGCAAATAAAAAGCCTGTTTTACAACGAGTCTTCACTCAGTTCACCGCCAATACTCCCCAATTTGATATTCAGGTGAACCGCAACCAAGCCAAAGCTCTCAATGTAGATATCAATGATGTGTTTGGGGCGTTGCAAACTTACTTAGGGTCGCAGTATGTGAATAACTTTGTTCAGGGACAGCGACAGTACCGAGTATATGTCCAGGCAGATGGTGTGTTCCGTTCTAATCCTGATGATATTGGCAAGCTGTATGTCCGCTCTGGGAGTGGGGCGATGATTCCCTTAAGCAATTTGGTTGAAATTACTCCCTTTGTTGGGCCGAAAACCATCTCACATTACAACTTGTACAGGTCAATCAAGATTCAAGGCGCTCCTGCTCCTGGCGCTAGTTCTGGACAGGCAATTAAAGCGATGGAGGAGGTAGCAGCAGAGGTGTTACCTCAAGGGTTTGGTTATGAGTGGACAGGGACTTATCTCCAGGAAAAGACTTCTGGGGGAGCTACAAGCTTGATTTTTGCTTTAGCGATCGTTATTGTCTTTCTTGTATTGGCAGCTCAGTATGAAAGCTACATTGACCCGATTATTATTTTGCTGACGGTTCCTTTAGCAATTTTGGGAGCAATGACTGCTATTTGGCTACGCTCGAATGTCTTCATGGTAGGTAGCCTTTTCCCAAAGGTGGTAAATGATATCTATTGCCAAGTGGGTTTGGTAACATTAATTGGTCTGTCAGCGAAGAATGCGATTTTAGTCGTAGAATTTGCTAATCAGTTGCATGAGCAGGGTATGAGTTACACGCGGGCGGCGGTGAAAGCAGGAGAAGAACGGTTACGACCGATTCTCATGACTGCCTTTGCGGCGTTGTTAGGATTTTTGCCCTTGGTCATTTCTGAGGGTGCTGGAGCCAGCAGTCGTTGGTCTCTAGGGACGGCACTTTTTGGAGGGCTATTGCTGGCAACGTTTTTGAGTCTGTTCTTAGTGCCGATTCTGTACATCCTAGTTAAGACTTTAGCTGCTTCTGTGTTTTCTCAGAAGCGTTCGGGACGCTCAAATCCTCCGCAACCGCCAGATTCTGGTAACGGTGCGGGAGGTAGACATAAAGCTTTGCCTGCTAGCTCAAGCCAGCCAGAGTCATAG
- a CDS encoding glutamate--cysteine ligase: MKFFFGIEHEVAFLNKEGKFADFFHTKFADFQQIIERLPTYPNDYPQLRVGDAGIKKKRWYIEGFERFADSDKPIDCLPKGIEIRTTIHSNIAGAISELSGSFRLLCEVAAEFGFSPVLTSFNPYNQVFEPQPPLNDYEIRQLQSYPDEQTANIYMVTYGPDLNISVADLAIERVIDLGRKLTYYSPYIVPFSYSSPFYKRDLWDGLSVRTFIRTGKRPAALVFVKEQKQLIDSVPSLTKIARIPAEVGRIEFKACDSCDDFSIYAGLLALLKGLIIDETLPGRATIPDASLHQLSAKSGFDNEDIIANAKKVLLASEIALGDDPDIDLLTPLKVMLAKRKTKSHELIEIFQRVGSIEEALRQTYQV, translated from the coding sequence ATGAAGTTTTTTTTTGGTATTGAACATGAAGTTGCTTTTCTCAACAAGGAAGGCAAGTTTGCAGATTTTTTTCACACCAAATTTGCTGATTTCCAGCAAATTATTGAAAGGCTACCCACATATCCTAATGATTATCCTCAACTGCGTGTAGGTGATGCTGGAATTAAAAAGAAGAGATGGTACATTGAGGGGTTTGAAAGGTTTGCTGATTCTGACAAGCCGATTGATTGTCTACCTAAAGGTATCGAAATTAGAACAACCATACACTCTAATATTGCAGGTGCTATTAGCGAATTATCAGGAAGTTTTCGCTTATTATGCGAGGTGGCAGCTGAATTCGGCTTTTCACCAGTTTTAACTAGTTTTAATCCTTACAATCAAGTTTTTGAGCCTCAACCCCCGTTAAATGATTATGAAATTAGACAGCTACAGTCATACCCTGATGAACAAACTGCCAATATTTACATGGTTACATACGGCCCAGATTTAAACATTTCTGTGGCAGATTTGGCTATTGAACGTGTGATTGATCTTGGGAGAAAGTTAACTTATTATAGTCCATACATTGTTCCTTTTAGTTATAGTTCCCCTTTTTATAAAAGAGATTTATGGGATGGTCTGTCAGTACGAACGTTTATTAGAACAGGTAAAAGACCAGCAGCCCTAGTTTTTGTTAAAGAACAGAAACAGTTGATTGATAGTGTACCTTCATTGACAAAAATAGCACGCATTCCTGCTGAAGTAGGTCGCATAGAATTTAAAGCTTGTGATAGTTGTGATGATTTTTCTATCTATGCGGGATTGTTAGCATTGTTAAAAGGTTTGATTATAGACGAAACTTTGCCAGGCAGAGCAACTATACCTGATGCATCTCTACACCAACTATCAGCAAAATCAGGCTTTGACAACGAAGATATTATTGCCAACGCCAAAAAAGTTTTGCTAGCATCTGAGATTGCCCTTGGGGATGACCCAGACATTGATTTATTAACACCATTGAAAGTAATGCTAGCAAAGCGAAAAACAAAATCTCATGAACTAATAGAAATATTCCAACGAGTGGGTTCTATAGAAGAGGCACTAAGGCAAACTTATCAAGTTTAA